ACTGTAGATAATTCGCTATATTTATCACGAACACTTCTCCAGAGTAAACGCATTTTTCCTGAAGATTTTAATAATATTAAAACGGTAGGCACAGCAGGCAAGAGTGCAAAAAGCGTTAGTTTGTAATTTATTGTGAGCATTATAATAATAGAACCAATAACATAAAAAACCATTTCCATCACAAAGACTAATGCAGTACCATACAACTCTCCCACCATTCCGATATCACGAGTTACCCTTGATATGAGTTCTCCAGAACTACGATTATCATGAAAAGTGAAAGACAGTCTCTGGACAGCGTTATACAAAGCATATCTAATATCCATTAATGCACTTTGTATCATTTTAGTATGTAAAATTCCTCTACAAACACGCAATGCGGTATGTAAAATTGTAAGTACAAGATAAAGCATAATTAATTTCATTAATACGGAAGGATTGCTATTGTGAAATTTCACCATGTCACTTATTACATTAATAGCGTTACCTGAAATTTGAGGCAAAAGTACTTCTATCGTAAGAAACATGATAAGCAGTAATATTGTGAAAAACAAATATAAAGGATATGCCAATAGATAACTTAGAAGCCGTTTTAAGATATGTAAGGTAGTAGTTTGCTTGCCGTCTTTTTCCATATAAGAATTATTTACATTTTTCCTGTTTGAGAGGAGAGAAACAACGTCACATCGTTTGGGTTATTTTATTTAGTCCACGAGGTTTGTCCGGATTAAAACCTTTTTTTAGACAAAGATAGTATGCAAAAAGTTGTCCTGAAATAATATATGTTATTGGTGTTAATATTGTATTCATTTTTGGCATAGTTATTGGCAAAGTTGCAAGCTTTAATATTTTTTCCTCGGAAGACATAATAATTCTCTCAGCTTGTTTCTGTTTAAGTTTTTCGGTTATTTCAAGCATGCTTTGAAATGTGGCATCAGGTGGAGCAATCATTATTACCGGAAAACTTCTATCAATAATAGCAATTGGACCATGCAGGAAATCTGCACCTGATAAAGCTTCTGATTCTAGATAACTGGTTTCTTTTATTTTCAAAGCAGTTTCTAAAGCTGTAGCATAATTTAGTCCCCTTCCCAATACAATACATTTATTCATATATTTATATTGTTCAACTTTTTCTTTTATATATGTTTTTTGGGAAATAACTTCCATCATTTGGTAAGATATTTTATTTAACTCTTTCAATTCTTTTTTTCTTCCGGCAAGATGGAGTGACAGAAGATATAACAAAGCTAACTCTCCTGTGTATGTTTTAGTAGCAGGAACACTTTTTTCTTTACCGGCATGGCAATATAGACTTATATTGGCATTTCTTGTAATTTCTGAGTTTTTCTGGTTGGTTATAGCTACACAATAAGTACCCTGTTTTTTTGCCTGTCTCAAAACTTCAACAACATCAGGAGATTCGCCTGATTGTGATATCCCTATTACAAGTGCGTTTTTTAAGTTAAAATTCTTTTTGTATAAAGTAAAAAGTGATGATGCAGCAAGACCTACAACGATTCCATTTATGTAACCAAATAAATACTTTCCAAAAACAGCTGCATTATCAGAT
This is a stretch of genomic DNA from Elusimicrobiota bacterium. It encodes these proteins:
- a CDS encoding SIS domain-containing protein — protein: MSYMLGEIEQQPEVISNILQENEADVEAICREIIKRDIHFILFAARGTSDNAAVFGKYLFGYINGIVVGLAASSLFTLYKKNFNLKNALVIGISQSGESPDVVEVLRQAKKQGTYCVAITNQKNSEITRNANISLYCHAGKEKSVPATKTYTGELALLYLLSLHLAGRKKELKELNKISYQMMEVISQKTYIKEKVEQYKYMNKCIVLGRGLNYATALETALKIKETSYLESEALSGADFLHGPIAIIDRSFPVIMIAPPDATFQSMLEITEKLKQKQAERIIMSSEEKILKLATLPITMPKMNTILTPITYIISGQLFAYYLCLKKGFNPDKPRGLNKITQTM